One window of the Pseudomonas lurida genome contains the following:
- a CDS encoding cytochrome b, which produces MPWKNSDTRYSTMSIALHWLMVVLLAVVYACIELRGQFPKGSGARTLIVEMHFMFGLTVFVLVWLRLFARSLGVAPKIIPAPPQWQRLLATLMHVALYALMIGMPIAGWLIVSAEGHSVMFYGMELPPLIGENKALAKQIEGWHVWFGKVGYWLIGLHALAGIAHHYILRDNTALRMLPGRSGLAREGGGSATKSTER; this is translated from the coding sequence ATGCCGTGGAAAAACTCCGATACGCGCTACAGCACCATGTCGATCGCGTTGCACTGGTTGATGGTGGTGCTGCTGGCGGTGGTCTACGCCTGCATTGAGCTACGCGGCCAATTCCCCAAAGGCAGCGGTGCACGAACGTTGATCGTCGAGATGCACTTCATGTTTGGCCTCACCGTGTTTGTGCTGGTGTGGCTGCGCTTGTTCGCGCGCAGCCTGGGGGTGGCGCCGAAAATCATACCGGCGCCGCCGCAATGGCAGCGCCTGTTGGCAACCCTGATGCACGTCGCGCTCTACGCGCTGATGATCGGCATGCCGATAGCGGGCTGGCTGATTGTCAGTGCCGAAGGGCATTCGGTGATGTTCTACGGCATGGAGTTGCCGCCCCTGATCGGTGAGAACAAGGCGTTGGCCAAGCAGATCGAGGGCTGGCATGTGTGGTTCGGCAAGGTCGGTTACTGGCTGATCGGGCTGCATGCACTGGCGGGGATCGCCCACCATTACATCCTGCGGGACAACACCGCGTTGCGCATGCTGCCGGGTAGGAGCGGGCTTGCTCGCGAAGGTGGCGGGTCAGCCACCAAATCCACTGAGCGATAA
- a CDS encoding 1-aminocyclopropane-1-carboxylate deaminase/D-cysteine desulfhydrase yields the protein MGPFDWLPHAPLEPLQLDWLNGVELAVLRLDRIDPLISGNKWFKLTGHLAQAPTARGLISLGGAYSNHLHALAAAGKRFGFPTVGLLRGHAQDTPTVLDLKAFGMQLHWLGYGGYRARHEPGFWRPWCEQYPGLHPVPEGGAGRAGALGCAVLVEQVRAQLHTLGWADYDAWWLAAGTGTTLAGLALAEAGAHPVYGAMAVPEDHGVAQNVEAIVQGGYELLDASRGGFASVDPLLLAFIEATEQACGLPLEPLYTGKALLALKAQIEAGRFTPGTRVVFVHTGGLQGRRGFAV from the coding sequence ATGGGTCCCTTCGATTGGCTTCCCCACGCACCGCTTGAACCCTTGCAGCTGGATTGGCTGAACGGTGTCGAGTTGGCTGTGCTGCGCCTGGACCGCATCGACCCGCTGATCAGCGGCAACAAGTGGTTCAAGCTCACCGGACACTTGGCGCAGGCGCCAACCGCTCGCGGCCTCATCAGCCTGGGCGGCGCTTACTCCAACCATCTGCACGCGTTGGCCGCTGCCGGCAAGCGCTTCGGGTTCCCCACCGTCGGCCTGTTGCGCGGGCATGCGCAAGACACCCCCACCGTCCTCGACCTGAAAGCCTTTGGCATGCAGCTGCATTGGCTGGGCTATGGCGGCTATCGGGCGCGGCATGAACCCGGTTTCTGGCGGCCATGGTGCGAGCAGTATCCGGGCTTGCACCCTGTGCCCGAAGGCGGCGCAGGCCGTGCGGGTGCCTTGGGTTGCGCGGTGCTGGTCGAGCAGGTGCGTGCGCAGTTGCACACTCTGGGTTGGGCGGACTACGACGCCTGGTGGCTGGCCGCAGGCACCGGTACCACGCTGGCCGGCCTGGCGCTGGCAGAGGCGGGCGCACACCCGGTGTACGGCGCCATGGCCGTGCCGGAAGACCACGGTGTGGCGCAGAACGTGGAGGCCATCGTGCAAGGCGGCTATGAACTGCTGGACGCCAGCCGCGGTGGCTTTGCCAGCGTCGACCCGTTGCTGCTCGCGTTTATCGAAGCCACCGAACAGGCCTGCGGTTTGCCTCTGGAACCGCTCTACACCGGCAAGGCGCTACTGGCCTTGAAGGCGCAGATCGAAGCCGGGCGCTTCACCCCCGGTACGCGCGTGGTTTTCGTCCACACCGGCGGCCTGCAAGGCCGCCGGGGGTTTGCAGTTTAA
- a CDS encoding NADPH-dependent 2,4-dienoyl-CoA reductase, translating into MTAVAYPHLLAPLDLGFTTLRNRTLMGSMHTGLEEKPGGFERMAAYFAERARGGVGLMVTGGIGPNDEGGVYSGAAKLTTDEEAQKHKIVTQAVHEAGGKICMQILHAGRYAYSPKQVAPSAIQAPINPFKPKELDEEGIEKQIQDFVTCSLLAQVAEYDGVEIMGSEGYFINQFLAAHTNQRTDRWGGSYENRMRLAVEIVRRVREAVGPNFIIIFRLSMLDLVEGGSTWEEIVQLAKAIEGAGATIINTGIGWHEARIPTIATKVPRGAFSKVTAKLRGAVQIPLITTNRINTPEIAEQILAEGDADMVSMARPFLADPEFVNKAAAGRADEINTCIGCNQACLDHTFGGKLTTCLVNPRACYETELNYLPVKQIKKIAVVGAGPAGLAAATVAAERGHQVTLFDSASEIGGQFNIAKRVPGKEEFFETLRYFKRKLQTTHVELCLNTRVDVAQLAAGGYDEIILATGIAPRTPAIPGIDNAKVLSYLDVILERKPVGKRVAVIGAGGIGFDVSEFLVHQGVSTSLDREAFWKEWGIDTQLQARGGVAGIKPQPHAPAREVFLLQRKTSKVGDGLGKTTGWIHRTGLKNKQVQMLNSVEYLKIDDEGLHIRIGAEGEPQVLAVDNIVICAGQDPLRELHDGLVAAGQNVHLIGGADVAAELDAKRAINQGSRLAAEL; encoded by the coding sequence ATGACCGCTGTTGCCTACCCGCACCTGCTGGCCCCGTTGGACCTGGGTTTTACCACCTTGCGCAACCGTACCCTGATGGGCTCGATGCACACGGGCCTTGAAGAAAAACCCGGTGGTTTCGAGCGCATGGCAGCTTATTTTGCCGAGCGCGCCCGGGGTGGCGTAGGCCTGATGGTCACGGGCGGCATTGGCCCAAATGACGAAGGTGGGGTGTATTCCGGCGCGGCCAAGCTGACCACCGACGAAGAAGCGCAGAAGCACAAGATCGTTACCCAGGCCGTGCATGAGGCGGGCGGCAAGATCTGCATGCAGATCCTCCACGCCGGTCGGTATGCCTACAGCCCCAAGCAGGTTGCACCCAGCGCGATACAGGCGCCGATCAACCCGTTCAAGCCCAAGGAGCTGGACGAAGAGGGCATCGAAAAGCAGATTCAGGATTTCGTCACCTGTTCGTTGCTGGCCCAGGTCGCCGAGTACGACGGTGTGGAAATCATGGGGTCCGAAGGCTACTTCATCAACCAGTTCCTCGCGGCTCACACCAACCAACGTACCGACCGTTGGGGCGGCAGCTACGAAAACCGTATGCGCCTGGCAGTGGAAATCGTGCGCCGCGTGCGTGAGGCCGTAGGCCCGAACTTCATCATTATCTTCCGCCTGTCGATGCTTGACCTGGTGGAAGGCGGCAGCACCTGGGAAGAGATCGTGCAGTTGGCCAAGGCCATCGAAGGCGCCGGCGCGACCATCATTAACACCGGCATCGGCTGGCACGAAGCGCGCATTCCGACCATCGCCACCAAGGTGCCTCGTGGCGCGTTCAGCAAGGTCACCGCCAAGTTGCGCGGTGCGGTGCAGATTCCGCTGATCACCACCAACCGCATCAACACCCCGGAAATCGCCGAGCAGATTCTTGCCGAGGGCGATGCGGACATGGTGTCCATGGCGCGCCCCTTCCTGGCCGACCCTGAATTCGTCAACAAGGCCGCCGCCGGCCGCGCCGATGAGATCAACACCTGCATCGGTTGCAACCAGGCGTGCCTGGACCACACCTTTGGCGGCAAGCTGACCACCTGCCTGGTCAACCCTCGGGCGTGCTACGAGACCGAGCTCAACTACCTGCCGGTCAAGCAGATCAAGAAGATCGCCGTGGTCGGTGCCGGCCCTGCCGGTCTGGCGGCGGCCACGGTGGCCGCTGAGCGTGGCCATCAGGTGACGCTGTTCGACTCCGCCAGCGAGATCGGCGGCCAGTTCAACATTGCCAAGCGTGTGCCGGGCAAAGAGGAGTTTTTCGAAACCCTGCGCTACTTCAAGCGCAAGCTGCAGACCACCCACGTGGAGCTGTGCCTCAATACCCGTGTGGACGTGGCGCAACTGGCGGCCGGCGGCTATGACGAGATCATCCTGGCGACCGGCATCGCGCCGCGCACCCCGGCGATCCCAGGGATCGACAATGCCAAGGTGCTGAGCTACCTGGACGTGATCCTTGAGCGCAAGCCGGTGGGCAAGCGTGTGGCTGTGATCGGCGCGGGCGGCATCGGTTTCGACGTGTCGGAGTTCCTTGTGCACCAGGGCGTGTCCACCAGCCTGGACCGCGAAGCGTTCTGGAAAGAGTGGGGCATCGACACCCAGCTGCAAGCCCGTGGCGGCGTGGCCGGGATCAAGCCGCAACCCCATGCGCCGGCGCGTGAAGTGTTCCTGCTGCAACGCAAGACTTCCAAGGTCGGCGATGGCCTGGGCAAGACCACTGGCTGGATCCACCGTACCGGATTGAAGAACAAGCAGGTGCAGATGCTCAACAGCGTCGAGTACCTGAAGATTGACGATGAAGGCCTGCATATCCGTATTGGCGCCGAGGGTGAACCCCAGGTGCTGGCGGTGGACAACATTGTTATCTGCGCCGGCCAGGACCCGCTGCGCGAACTGCACGACGGCCTGGTCGCGGCAGGCCAGAACGTGCACCTGATCGGCGGCGCCGACGTGGCGGCCGAACTGGACGCCAAGCGCGCCATCAACCAGGGCTCGCGTCTCGCTGCCGAGCTGTAA
- a CDS encoding carbon-nitrogen hydrolase family protein, with product MRKLLAFTVTMALVAAVAAYLVWTQERPVAHYLSDLRITLAVNEGLPADRGNLLGIQPELFPADYQSLERLHLKLAAYLQKARDLGLINDKTIVVLPEHIGTWLMLTGEKNEVYQALHVKDAMNWLSVSNPLLFARAWISATGDNRTDDAYLRMKASGMAQDYQRLFGGLAKEFGVTLVAGSITLPNPSVSQGQLQVGHGALYNASLVFSADGLPVGQPQRQLYPIYDERGFIEPGDENVVNVVDAPAGRLGVLVGSDSWYPDNYRKLNEQGAQLIAVPAFVLGRDTWDRPWRGFKSVSTPSEISLKPEELSEGEAWRRLTLISQSPVSQASAGMSVFLRGQFWDLGTAGHSFLSSHGQISADGEARGARLLNIWL from the coding sequence ATGCGTAAACTTCTAGCTTTTACCGTCACCATGGCCCTGGTTGCCGCCGTCGCCGCGTATCTGGTCTGGACCCAGGAGCGCCCCGTGGCGCATTACCTGTCCGACCTGCGTATCACCCTCGCCGTCAACGAAGGCCTGCCTGCCGACCGTGGCAACTTGCTGGGCATCCAGCCGGAGCTGTTTCCGGCCGACTACCAGAGCCTTGAACGCCTGCACCTGAAGCTCGCGGCCTACCTGCAAAAAGCCCGTGACCTGGGGCTGATCAACGACAAGACCATCGTGGTGCTGCCCGAACATATCGGCACCTGGTTGATGCTCACGGGCGAAAAGAACGAGGTGTACCAGGCCCTGCACGTGAAGGACGCGATGAACTGGCTGTCGGTCAGCAACCCGTTGCTGTTTGCGCGCGCCTGGATCAGCGCCACGGGCGACAACCGCACCGATGACGCCTACCTGCGCATGAAAGCCTCTGGCATGGCGCAGGACTACCAGCGGTTGTTTGGCGGCCTGGCCAAGGAGTTCGGCGTCACGCTGGTGGCCGGCTCCATCACCCTGCCCAACCCGAGTGTCAGCCAGGGGCAACTGCAGGTCGGCCATGGCGCGCTGTACAACGCCAGCCTGGTATTCAGCGCCGACGGTTTGCCCGTGGGCCAACCGCAGCGCCAGCTGTACCCGATCTATGATGAACGCGGCTTTATCGAACCCGGTGATGAAAACGTCGTCAACGTGGTCGATGCCCCGGCCGGACGCCTCGGCGTGCTGGTGGGCAGCGACAGTTGGTACCCGGACAACTACCGCAAACTCAACGAACAAGGCGCGCAGTTGATCGCGGTGCCGGCCTTTGTGCTCGGCCGTGATACCTGGGACCGCCCTTGGCGCGGTTTCAAAAGCGTCTCCACCCCAAGCGAAATCAGCCTCAAGCCCGAAGAGCTCAGTGAGGGCGAAGCCTGGCGCCGTCTGACCCTGATCAGCCAGTCCCCCGTCAGCCAGGCCAGCGCGGGCATGAGCGTGTTCCTGCGTGGGCAGTTCTGGGACCTGGGCACTGCCGGGCATAGCTTCCTCAGCAGCCATGGGCAGATCAGCGCCGATGGCGAAGCCCGTGGCGCACGCTTGTTGAATATCTGGCTGTGA